The Leguminivora glycinivorella isolate SPB_JAAS2020 chromosome 1, LegGlyc_1.1, whole genome shotgun sequence genome includes a region encoding these proteins:
- the LOC125230715 gene encoding uncharacterized protein LOC125230715: MSYRDVYCFDDIQDAIDDFNEIQDDPFDDIQDAIDDFNEIQDDFDDIQDAIDDFNEIQDDPYDDYDFGLFDENLDDPADFWFDDVGDVPEDFSFDEIENALDEISGDRNRGAPSRGDVNLTFKPKYQQGQSGRDRAINAMIEIRSLWGYVSEEAKKNYTNMYSKLSVPLSDKLVLECQRNKEQYAVYDRISLKWLIESKQSKYVYCYDGEAFVEFNVAVKSVRPSNRFLLVGRYTFLRQELNLFARTRLAPSMFGAFSLPALKLIVGVPGCGKTTHIIKNHQPGSLVLTSCAEGAGDIRARMGALRNSRDSSQYRGAYRTIDSYLLHSRAKYGTVWMDEALMEHPGKLFLVCLFSQCHTMYLLGDPNQLGYINRVESVNLLYDKSSTFFKGTETLNISYRCPVDVMAVIADKYEGGVYSASEVTRSMKCQKFTGLECVPKTKDVKYLVFKQAEKQIMKEAKYNVSTIHEFQGKEAEHVAIVRMSRNLDEQLYKSAPHMQVGISRHRNSLVYYTPVTDDLKKLIETPLTPKDLNKIKKVVK, translated from the coding sequence ATGTCTTACCGGGATGTTTACTGCTTCGATGATATCCAAGATGCAATCGATGACTTTAATGAAATCCAAGACGACCCCTTCGATGATATCCAAGATGCAATCGATGACTTTAATGAAATCCAAGACGACTTCGATGATATCCAAGATGCAATCGATGACTTTAATGAAATCCAAGACGACCCCTATGATGATTACGACTTTGGTTTGTTTGACGAAAACTTAGATGACCCCGCAGATTTTTGGTTTGATGATGTCGGAGATGTACCTGAAGACTTTAGCTTTGATGAAATCGAAAATGCACTCGATGAGATCAGCGGCGATCGAAATCGCGGCGCTCCAAGTAGAGGCGATGTCAATCTCACTTTTAAACCTAAATACCAGCAGGGACAAAGCGGCCGAGACAGGGCAATCAACGCTATGATAGAAATCCGAAGCCTATGGGGCTATGTCTCCGAAGAAGCAAAGAAAAATTACACTAATATGTATTCAAAGTTGTCAGTTCCTTTAAGTGACAAGTTGGTGCTTGAATGCCAAAGGAATAAGGAACAATATGCAGTGTATGATAGAATATCACTAAAATGGTTAATAGAatcaaaacaatcaaaatacGTATATTGTTATGATGGAGAAGCTTTCGTAGAATTTAATGTGGCTGTTAAATCCGTTAGGCCAAGTAACAGATTTTTATTAGTGGGCAGATATACGTTTCTAAGGCAGGAGCTGAACTTATTTGCGAGGACGAGACTCGCTCCGTCAATGTTTGGTGCATTTTCGCTGCCCGCTCTGAAGCTTATAGTGGGAGTTCCCGGTTGCGGGAAGACCacacatataataaaaaatcaTCAACCGGGCAGCCTCGTGCTGACGTCTTGCGCTGAAGGCGCCGGGGATATCCGCGCCCGCATGGGAGCCTTGAGAAACTCCAGAGACTCGAGCCAATACAGGGGTGCTTACAGGACCATCGACTCCTATTTACTGCACAGCCGTGCCAAATATGGCACCGTATGGATGGACGAAGCTCTCATGGAACATCCCGGGAAGCTGTTCTTAGTGTGCTTATTCAGCCAGTGCCACACCATGTACTTGCTGGGCGACCCCAATCAACTCGGATACATCAACAGAGTGGAGTCGGTTAACCTGCTTTATGATAAATCGTCAACCTTTTTCAAAGGTACGGAGACGTTGAACATTTCGTATAGATGCCCCGTGGACGTGATGGCCGTCATCGCTGACAAGTATGAGGGTGGAGTGTATTCCGCGTCGGAGGTCACGCGCAGCATGAAATGCCAAAAGTTCACCGGGCTCGAATGCGTGCCCAAGACTAAAGATGTCAAATATCTTGTGTTTAAACAGGCCGAGAAGCAGATAATGAAGGAAGCGAAATACAACGTGTCCACTATACACGAGTTTCAGGGCAAGGAGGCGGAGCACGTGGCGATAGTGCGCATGTCTCGTAACCT